In one Chlamydia sp. BM-2023 genomic region, the following are encoded:
- the rplQ gene encoding 50S ribosomal protein L17: MQHARKKFRVGRTSAHNRCMLANMLKSLIHEGRIETTLPKAKELRRHADKMVTLAKKNTLAAKRLAVARLMVRYNKLTSKEARQAKSGDLSSYNVDRTVVNKLFDELGTRFVSRNGGYTRILKLQNRVGDNARKCIIEFLAN, from the coding sequence ATGCAACACGCTAGAAAGAAATTTAGAGTTGGTCGTACTTCTGCGCATAATCGTTGTATGTTAGCTAACATGTTAAAATCTTTGATTCATGAAGGAAGGATCGAGACTACTTTGCCTAAAGCAAAGGAGCTACGTCGTCATGCAGATAAGATGGTTACATTAGCTAAAAAAAATACATTGGCAGCAAAGCGTCTAGCTGTTGCTAGGCTTATGGTGAGATACAATAAATTGACAAGCAAAGAGGCTCGTCAAGCTAAGAGTGGTGATTTATCTTCTTACAACGTCGATCGTACGGTTGTTAATAAACTATTTGATGAATTAGGCACTCGTTTTGTCTCTAGAAATGGCGGTTATACACGTATTTTGAAATTGCAAAATAGAGTTGGTGATAATGCACGAAAGTGTATTATAGAGTTTTTAGCCAACTAG
- a CDS encoding DNA-directed RNA polymerase subunit alpha: MSDNSQNLLYDKFELPESVKIMAVEGGGGTIDKQARFVAEPLERGMGHTLGNALRRALLIGLEAPAIISFSMTGVLHEYMALEGVVEDVTNIVLNLKGALLKKYPFQDSDEGRCTQLVRATISIDASDLAAAGGQKVITLADLLQEGGFESVNPDHAIFTVTQPMNLEVALRIAFGRGYSTSERIVLEDKGVNEIVLDAAFSPVVLVNYFVEDTRVGQDTDFDRLILYVETDGRVSPKEALAFSTQILTKHFSIFEKMDEKKIVFEEAVSIEKENKDDILHKLVLGINEIELSVRSTNCLSNANIETIGELVIMPEPRLLQFRNFGKKSLCEIKNKLKEMKLELGMDLSQFGVGLDNVKEKMKWYAEKIRSKNVKG; encoded by the coding sequence ATGTCGGATAATTCACAAAATTTACTTTACGATAAATTTGAATTGCCAGAGTCAGTCAAGATAATGGCTGTAGAAGGCGGCGGGGGAACGATTGATAAGCAGGCTCGTTTTGTGGCTGAGCCTCTTGAAAGAGGTATGGGCCATACCCTAGGTAATGCTTTGAGAAGAGCGTTGCTGATTGGTTTAGAGGCTCCTGCTATTATTTCTTTCTCTATGACTGGAGTTCTGCATGAGTATATGGCTCTTGAAGGAGTCGTTGAAGATGTAACGAATATAGTTCTGAATTTGAAAGGTGCTTTGTTAAAGAAATATCCTTTCCAAGATAGCGACGAAGGGCGCTGCACTCAGTTAGTAAGAGCTACTATTTCTATAGACGCTTCTGATTTGGCTGCTGCCGGAGGGCAAAAGGTTATAACATTAGCTGATCTGTTGCAGGAAGGAGGGTTTGAATCAGTAAACCCTGACCACGCGATTTTTACTGTAACGCAGCCTATGAATCTTGAAGTCGCTTTAAGAATAGCTTTTGGTAGAGGGTATTCTACCTCTGAAAGAATAGTTCTTGAAGATAAAGGCGTGAACGAGATTGTTTTGGACGCCGCTTTTTCACCAGTAGTTCTAGTTAACTACTTTGTAGAAGATACTCGAGTTGGTCAAGATACAGATTTCGATCGTTTGATTTTATATGTAGAAACGGATGGCAGAGTATCTCCTAAAGAGGCTTTAGCTTTTTCTACACAAATCTTAACTAAGCATTTCTCCATTTTTGAAAAAATGGATGAAAAGAAAATCGTCTTTGAAGAGGCTGTTTCTATTGAGAAAGAGAATAAAGACGATATTCTTCATAAGCTTGTCTTAGGTATTAACGAGATCGAATTGTCCGTAAGATCCACAAATTGTTTGTCTAATGCAAACATTGAAACCATTGGCGAGTTGGTAATTATGCCAGAACCTCGCTTGCTACAGTTCAGAAACTTTGGTAAAAAGTCTCTTTGCGAGATTAAGAACAAGTTGAAAGAAATGAAGCTTGAATTGGGCATGGATCTCAGTCAGTTCGGCGTTGGTCTAGACAATGTAAAAGAAAAAATGAAGTGGTATGCCGAGAAAATTCGGTCTAAAAACGTCAAGGGATAA